The following coding sequences are from one Scylla paramamosain isolate STU-SP2022 chromosome 21, ASM3559412v1, whole genome shotgun sequence window:
- the LOC135111164 gene encoding uncharacterized protein LOC135111164 isoform X1 yields MKRYKPTSHKKTGRREVNKRIVSSLLNTVTTCLPAACLSVVVVVFLSSNEMSEKVRRGQLSYWVSLKDGAESVDPRLQRNSSVLEAIPYFCTTANLQSAVVYLSQELQGMGLGCPLIETEGQRVNLVALVNACWEVTQLYRASVRDTSSLQEQHRRNAADINHFQTSIKDLRGEVNEKERLIGEAQEKERRATIGSRSLATKLKTEKEEVRRLNSILQQREAQHQHELKKKEMENDQLKNRLHRLISAEIRQPAVTLSAKMTRANRSRAKWKTEASSARHEEELYKQVLGHYEACVAQLTDENDQLKSSLLRISSQMAKIGEKYCKVDTQELPVGDMNISMTSSAFSTDSLENFVTNQEFSACKDRLQETFDKNIKALIQFLEEAQKTDNNDENQLKEDLEDLKRQLKATNEELTTYKLAVEKYDPEKAGEVESSFLVEGRNIEEEAFFEKERQNLMKEREILENEKRIFTEATIRLNRERASFEAEKAELLKEQFLQDLPATLEADLIAGGHESGGSLSSGSIGEIFDSPQCMVAVPNITSPSRNITYIEGPPVVLSPSRLSKQQQHSSRGLSNRMSYGFKSAPASRASSSSRQSEDKRNTLHGATGTRPPSGTRPRTLERTRRKSCSVTRTPLSKSKSQSQGSLVKESSKTGEEEETSYNSDYFLNSTKVNLQHHKDYLDFVRRDRVYSDSQSYQREMSPYSKKYPGLPLAAHKDIRQDVHSQENLYETNSGIYKADSSSIDALEADLAELLEQQVGPQHETASGPGPDVSFNRVTLPKSKPRPKVFSLLRTAPINLFSSRRSSQDFSGTEKGEKVQKTSKKTGH; encoded by the exons ATGAAGCGGTACAAGCCTACAAGCCACAAGAAGACGGGACGGCGCGAGGTAAACAAAAGGATAGTCAGTTCACTGCTGAACACCGTCACCACATGCTTGCCTGCCGCCTGCCtgagtgttgtggtggttgtgtttctCTCCAGTAATGAG ATGAGTGAGAAGGTAAGGAGAGGCCAACTGTCTTATTGGGTCAGTCTGAAAGATGGAGCTGAATCTGTGGATCCCAGGCTACAGAGAAACTCCTCTGTCTTGGAGGCTATTCCATATTTCTGCACTACAGCCAACTTACAAAGTGCTGTGGTATATTTGTCACAA GAACTACAGGGAATGGGGCTTGGATGTCCACTCATTGAAACTGAGGGTCAGAGAGTCAATCTTGTGGCTCTAGTGAATGCCTGCTGGGAAGTGACACAGCTGTATCGAGCTTCAGTGCGAGATACCAGTTCTCTTCAGGAGCAGCACAGAAGAAATGCTGCTGATATCAACCATTTTCAG ACTAGCATCAAGGATCTTCGTGGTGAAGTGAACGAGAAAGAGCGGTTAATTGGTGAGGCTCAGGAGAAAGAACGTCGGGCCACTATTGGCAGCAGGTCCCTGGCTACCAAactgaaaacagaaaaggaagag GTGCGAAGACTAAACAGCATTTTGCAGCAACGAGAAGCTCAACACCAGCATGAACTCAAGAAGAAGGAG ATGGAAAATGATCAGTTGAAGAATCGCCTCCATCGACTGATATCAGCAGAGATTCGGCAACCTGCTGTCACCCTCTCAGCCAAAATGACCAGAGCAAACCGTTCTCGGGCTAAATGGAAGACTGAAGCTTCTAGTGCAAG ACATGAGGAGGAGTTGTACAAGCAAGTGTTGGGTCACTATGAAGCATGTGTTGCACAACTTACTGATGAGAATGACCAGCTTAAATCCAGCCTTTTAAGAATATCCTCTCAAATGGCTAAAATAGGAGAAAAGTACTGCAAG GTTGATACTCAAGAACTGCCAGTTGGTGACATGAATATCTCCATGACATCATCAGCATTCAGCACAGACAGCTTAGAGAATTTTGTTACAAACCAGGAGTTTTCTGCTTGTAAAGATCGGCTACAGGAAACCTTTGATAAGAACATAAAGGCTTTGATACAATTTCTTGAAGAGG CTCAGAAGactgataacaatgatgaaaaCCAGCTGAAAGAAGATCTGGAAGATTTAAAAAGGCAGCTGAAAGCTACAAATGAGGAACTGACAACTTACAAACTAGCAGTTGAAAAAT ATGACCCTGAGAAAGCTGGAGAAGTAGAGTCATCATTCttggtggaaggaagaaatatagagGAAGAAGCTTTCTTCgagaaagaaaggcaaaatttaatgaaagagagagaaattctggagaacgaaaaaagaatatttacaGAAGCAACCATCAGGTTGAATAGAGAA AGAGCATCATTTGAGGCTGAGAAAGCCGAGTTGCTGAAGGAACAGTTCCTGCAGGATCTTCCAGCGACACTGGAAGCTGACCTGATTGCTGGAGGTCAT GAAAGTGGTGGAAGCCTTTCAAGTGGAAGCATTGGAGAAATTTTCGACTCTCCACAGTGCATGGTAGCTGTCCCTAATATCACTTCACCGAGTAGAAACATCACATATATTGAAGGGCCCCCGGTTGTGCTCAGCCCTTCAAGACTATCAAAACAGCAACA ACACTCCAGCCGTGGCTTATCAAATAGAATGAGCTATGGCTTCAAGTCAGCCCCAGCCAGCagagcttcctcctcctcaagacaAAGTGAGGACAAAAGGAACACCTTACATGGAGCCACTGGCACCCGTCCGCCCAGTGGCACACGGCCCCGCACATTGGAGAGGACGCGGCGTAAATCTTGTTCTGTTACAAGGACTCCACTCAGCAAAAGCAAGAGTCAGAGTCAAGGCAGTTTAGTTAAAGAAAGTAGTaagacaggggaggaggaggaaacatctTATAATTCTGATTATTTTTTGAACTCTACAAAAGTGAATCTCCAACATCATAAGGATTATCTTGATTTTGTTAGAAGAGATAGAGTGTATTCTGATTCTCAGAGTTATCAAAGAGAAATGTCTCCATATTCCAAGAAGTACCCAGGATTACCATTAGCTGCACATAAGGATATAAGGCAAGATGTACACTCTCAAGAAAATCTGTATGAAACAAATTCAGGAATCTATAAAGCTGACAGTAGTTCCATAGATGCCCTGGAGGCTGATCTAGCAGAGTTGTTAGAGCAGCAGGTGGGGCCTCAACATGAGACAGCCTCAGGCCCTGGTCCTGATGTGTCCTTTAATAGAGTGACTCTCCCAAAATCCAAGCCCAGACCCAaggtcttttctcttctccgaACTGCACCAATTAATTTGTTCAGCAGTAGGAGATCTAGTCAGGATTTTTCTGGTACAGAAAAAGGCGAGAAGGTGCAGAAAACGTCCAAGAAAACAGGACATTAG
- the LOC135111164 gene encoding afadin- and alpha-actinin-binding protein B-like isoform X3: MSEKVRRGQLSYWVSLKDGAESVDPRLQRNSSVLEAIPYFCTTANLQSAVVYLSQELQGMGLGCPLIETEGQRVNLVALVNACWEVTQLYRASVRDTSSLQEQHRRNAADINHFQTSIKDLRGEVNEKERLIGEAQEKERRATIGSRSLATKLKTEKEEVRRLNSILQQREAQHQHELKKKEMENDQLKNRLHRLISAEIRQPAVTLSAKMTRANRSRAKWKTEASSARHEEELYKQVLGHYEACVAQLTDENDQLKSSLLRISSQMAKIGEKYCKVDTQELPVGDMNISMTSSAFSTDSLENFVTNQEFSACKDRLQETFDKNIKALIQFLEEAQKTDNNDENQLKEDLEDLKRQLKATNEELTTYKLAVEKYDPEKAGEVESSFLVEGRNIEEEAFFEKERQNLMKEREILENEKRIFTEATIRLNRERASFEAEKAELLKEQFLQDLPATLEADLIAGGHESGGSLSSGSIGEIFDSPQCMVAVPNITSPSRNITYIEGPPVVLSPSRLSKQQQHSSRGLSNRMSYGFKSAPASRASSSSRQSEDKRNTLHGATGTRPPSGTRPRTLERTRRKSCSVTRTPLSKSKSQSQGSLVKESSKTGEEEETSYNSDYFLNSTKVNLQHHKDYLDFVRRDRVYSDSQSYQREMSPYSKKYPGLPLAAHKDIRQDVHSQENLYETNSGIYKADSSSIDALEADLAELLEQQVGPQHETASGPGPDVSFNRVTLPKSKPRPKVFSLLRTAPINLFSSRRSSQDFSGTEKGEKVQKTSKKTGH, encoded by the exons ATGAGTGAGAAGGTAAGGAGAGGCCAACTGTCTTATTGGGTCAGTCTGAAAGATGGAGCTGAATCTGTGGATCCCAGGCTACAGAGAAACTCCTCTGTCTTGGAGGCTATTCCATATTTCTGCACTACAGCCAACTTACAAAGTGCTGTGGTATATTTGTCACAA GAACTACAGGGAATGGGGCTTGGATGTCCACTCATTGAAACTGAGGGTCAGAGAGTCAATCTTGTGGCTCTAGTGAATGCCTGCTGGGAAGTGACACAGCTGTATCGAGCTTCAGTGCGAGATACCAGTTCTCTTCAGGAGCAGCACAGAAGAAATGCTGCTGATATCAACCATTTTCAG ACTAGCATCAAGGATCTTCGTGGTGAAGTGAACGAGAAAGAGCGGTTAATTGGTGAGGCTCAGGAGAAAGAACGTCGGGCCACTATTGGCAGCAGGTCCCTGGCTACCAAactgaaaacagaaaaggaagag GTGCGAAGACTAAACAGCATTTTGCAGCAACGAGAAGCTCAACACCAGCATGAACTCAAGAAGAAGGAG ATGGAAAATGATCAGTTGAAGAATCGCCTCCATCGACTGATATCAGCAGAGATTCGGCAACCTGCTGTCACCCTCTCAGCCAAAATGACCAGAGCAAACCGTTCTCGGGCTAAATGGAAGACTGAAGCTTCTAGTGCAAG ACATGAGGAGGAGTTGTACAAGCAAGTGTTGGGTCACTATGAAGCATGTGTTGCACAACTTACTGATGAGAATGACCAGCTTAAATCCAGCCTTTTAAGAATATCCTCTCAAATGGCTAAAATAGGAGAAAAGTACTGCAAG GTTGATACTCAAGAACTGCCAGTTGGTGACATGAATATCTCCATGACATCATCAGCATTCAGCACAGACAGCTTAGAGAATTTTGTTACAAACCAGGAGTTTTCTGCTTGTAAAGATCGGCTACAGGAAACCTTTGATAAGAACATAAAGGCTTTGATACAATTTCTTGAAGAGG CTCAGAAGactgataacaatgatgaaaaCCAGCTGAAAGAAGATCTGGAAGATTTAAAAAGGCAGCTGAAAGCTACAAATGAGGAACTGACAACTTACAAACTAGCAGTTGAAAAAT ATGACCCTGAGAAAGCTGGAGAAGTAGAGTCATCATTCttggtggaaggaagaaatatagagGAAGAAGCTTTCTTCgagaaagaaaggcaaaatttaatgaaagagagagaaattctggagaacgaaaaaagaatatttacaGAAGCAACCATCAGGTTGAATAGAGAA AGAGCATCATTTGAGGCTGAGAAAGCCGAGTTGCTGAAGGAACAGTTCCTGCAGGATCTTCCAGCGACACTGGAAGCTGACCTGATTGCTGGAGGTCAT GAAAGTGGTGGAAGCCTTTCAAGTGGAAGCATTGGAGAAATTTTCGACTCTCCACAGTGCATGGTAGCTGTCCCTAATATCACTTCACCGAGTAGAAACATCACATATATTGAAGGGCCCCCGGTTGTGCTCAGCCCTTCAAGACTATCAAAACAGCAACA ACACTCCAGCCGTGGCTTATCAAATAGAATGAGCTATGGCTTCAAGTCAGCCCCAGCCAGCagagcttcctcctcctcaagacaAAGTGAGGACAAAAGGAACACCTTACATGGAGCCACTGGCACCCGTCCGCCCAGTGGCACACGGCCCCGCACATTGGAGAGGACGCGGCGTAAATCTTGTTCTGTTACAAGGACTCCACTCAGCAAAAGCAAGAGTCAGAGTCAAGGCAGTTTAGTTAAAGAAAGTAGTaagacaggggaggaggaggaaacatctTATAATTCTGATTATTTTTTGAACTCTACAAAAGTGAATCTCCAACATCATAAGGATTATCTTGATTTTGTTAGAAGAGATAGAGTGTATTCTGATTCTCAGAGTTATCAAAGAGAAATGTCTCCATATTCCAAGAAGTACCCAGGATTACCATTAGCTGCACATAAGGATATAAGGCAAGATGTACACTCTCAAGAAAATCTGTATGAAACAAATTCAGGAATCTATAAAGCTGACAGTAGTTCCATAGATGCCCTGGAGGCTGATCTAGCAGAGTTGTTAGAGCAGCAGGTGGGGCCTCAACATGAGACAGCCTCAGGCCCTGGTCCTGATGTGTCCTTTAATAGAGTGACTCTCCCAAAATCCAAGCCCAGACCCAaggtcttttctcttctccgaACTGCACCAATTAATTTGTTCAGCAGTAGGAGATCTAGTCAGGATTTTTCTGGTACAGAAAAAGGCGAGAAGGTGCAGAAAACGTCCAAGAAAACAGGACATTAG
- the LOC135111164 gene encoding afadin- and alpha-actinin-binding protein-like isoform X4 has product MKRYKPTSHKKTGRREVNKRIVSSLLNTVTTCLPAACLSVVVVVFLSSNEMSEKVRRGQLSYWVSLKDGAESVDPRLQRNSSVLEAIPYFCTTANLQSAVVYLSQELQGMGLGCPLIETEGQRVNLVALVNACWEVTQLYRASVRDTSSLQEQHRRNAADINHFQTSIKDLRGEVNEKERLIGEAQEKERRATIGSRSLATKLKTEKEEVRRLNSILQQREAQHQHELKKKEMENDQLKNRLHRLISAEIRQPAVTLSAKMTRANRSRAKWKTEASSARHEEELYKQVLGHYEACVAQLTDENDQLKSSLLRISSQMAKIGEKYCKVDTQELPVGDMNISMTSSAFSTDSLENFVTNQEFSACKDRLQETFDKNIKALIQFLEEAQKTDNNDENQLKEDLEDLKRQLKATNEELTTYKLAVEKYDPEKAGEVESSFLVEGRNIEEEAFFEKERQNLMKEREILENEKRIFTEATIRLNRERASFEAEKAELLKEQFLQDLPATLEADLIAGGHESGGSLSSGSIGEIFDSPQCMVAVPNITSPSRNITYIEGPPVVLSPSRLSKQQHDSNKGRGSSRRL; this is encoded by the exons ATGAAGCGGTACAAGCCTACAAGCCACAAGAAGACGGGACGGCGCGAGGTAAACAAAAGGATAGTCAGTTCACTGCTGAACACCGTCACCACATGCTTGCCTGCCGCCTGCCtgagtgttgtggtggttgtgtttctCTCCAGTAATGAG ATGAGTGAGAAGGTAAGGAGAGGCCAACTGTCTTATTGGGTCAGTCTGAAAGATGGAGCTGAATCTGTGGATCCCAGGCTACAGAGAAACTCCTCTGTCTTGGAGGCTATTCCATATTTCTGCACTACAGCCAACTTACAAAGTGCTGTGGTATATTTGTCACAA GAACTACAGGGAATGGGGCTTGGATGTCCACTCATTGAAACTGAGGGTCAGAGAGTCAATCTTGTGGCTCTAGTGAATGCCTGCTGGGAAGTGACACAGCTGTATCGAGCTTCAGTGCGAGATACCAGTTCTCTTCAGGAGCAGCACAGAAGAAATGCTGCTGATATCAACCATTTTCAG ACTAGCATCAAGGATCTTCGTGGTGAAGTGAACGAGAAAGAGCGGTTAATTGGTGAGGCTCAGGAGAAAGAACGTCGGGCCACTATTGGCAGCAGGTCCCTGGCTACCAAactgaaaacagaaaaggaagag GTGCGAAGACTAAACAGCATTTTGCAGCAACGAGAAGCTCAACACCAGCATGAACTCAAGAAGAAGGAG ATGGAAAATGATCAGTTGAAGAATCGCCTCCATCGACTGATATCAGCAGAGATTCGGCAACCTGCTGTCACCCTCTCAGCCAAAATGACCAGAGCAAACCGTTCTCGGGCTAAATGGAAGACTGAAGCTTCTAGTGCAAG ACATGAGGAGGAGTTGTACAAGCAAGTGTTGGGTCACTATGAAGCATGTGTTGCACAACTTACTGATGAGAATGACCAGCTTAAATCCAGCCTTTTAAGAATATCCTCTCAAATGGCTAAAATAGGAGAAAAGTACTGCAAG GTTGATACTCAAGAACTGCCAGTTGGTGACATGAATATCTCCATGACATCATCAGCATTCAGCACAGACAGCTTAGAGAATTTTGTTACAAACCAGGAGTTTTCTGCTTGTAAAGATCGGCTACAGGAAACCTTTGATAAGAACATAAAGGCTTTGATACAATTTCTTGAAGAGG CTCAGAAGactgataacaatgatgaaaaCCAGCTGAAAGAAGATCTGGAAGATTTAAAAAGGCAGCTGAAAGCTACAAATGAGGAACTGACAACTTACAAACTAGCAGTTGAAAAAT ATGACCCTGAGAAAGCTGGAGAAGTAGAGTCATCATTCttggtggaaggaagaaatatagagGAAGAAGCTTTCTTCgagaaagaaaggcaaaatttaatgaaagagagagaaattctggagaacgaaaaaagaatatttacaGAAGCAACCATCAGGTTGAATAGAGAA AGAGCATCATTTGAGGCTGAGAAAGCCGAGTTGCTGAAGGAACAGTTCCTGCAGGATCTTCCAGCGACACTGGAAGCTGACCTGATTGCTGGAGGTCAT GAAAGTGGTGGAAGCCTTTCAAGTGGAAGCATTGGAGAAATTTTCGACTCTCCACAGTGCATGGTAGCTGTCCCTAATATCACTTCACCGAGTAGAAACATCACATATATTGAAGGGCCCCCGGTTGTGCTCAGCCCTTCAAGACTATCAAAACAGCAACA tgATTCTAATAAAGGTCGGGGCTCCTCCAGAAGACTGTAA
- the LOC135111169 gene encoding sucrase-isomaltase, intestinal-like, with protein sequence MTARVFLNFSNATQEWWIEELRFSIMRKSNLMVWIDMNEPANFGTNEEHPWNWPEGRQLWSLSCRNTTWDDPPCVTNMMEFNLFGIPYIGADICGFFREAKEMCHQ encoded by the exons ATGACTGCAAGAGTCTTCCTGAACTTCAGTAATGCCACTCAGGAATGGTGGATAGAAGAATTAAGATTTTCTATAATGAGAAAATCAAATTTGATGGTCTGGATT GACATGAATGAGCCAGCCAACTTTGGGACCAATGAGGAGCATCCATGGAACTGGCCAGAGGGAAGGCAGCTGTGGAGTCTGTCCTGCCGTAACACCACCTGGGATGACCCACCCTGTGTTACAA ATATGATGGAGTTCAACCTGTTTGGGATCCCCTACATTGGTGCTGACATCTGTGGCTTCTTTAGGGAGGCCAAGGAGATGTGCCACCAGTAG
- the LOC135111164 gene encoding uncharacterized protein LOC135111164 isoform X2: MKRYKPTSHKKTGRREVNKRIVSSLLNTVTTCLPAACLSVVVVVFLSSNEMSEKVRRGQLSYWVSLKDGAESVDPRLQRNSSVLEAIPYFCTTANLQSAVVYLSQELQGMGLGCPLIETEGQRVNLVALVNACWEVTQLYRASVRDTSSLQEQHRRNAADINHFQTSIKDLRGEVNEKERLIGEAQEKERRATIGSRSLATKLKTEKEEVRRLNSILQQREAQHQHELKKKEMENDQLKNRLHRLISAEIRQPAVTLSAKMTRANRSRAKWKTEASSARHEEELYKQVLGHYEACVAQLTDENDQLKSSLLRISSQMAKIGEKYCKVDTQELPVGDMNISMTSSAFSTDSLENFVTNQEFSACKDRLQETFDKNIKALIQFLEEDDPEKAGEVESSFLVEGRNIEEEAFFEKERQNLMKEREILENEKRIFTEATIRLNRERASFEAEKAELLKEQFLQDLPATLEADLIAGGHESGGSLSSGSIGEIFDSPQCMVAVPNITSPSRNITYIEGPPVVLSPSRLSKQQQHSSRGLSNRMSYGFKSAPASRASSSSRQSEDKRNTLHGATGTRPPSGTRPRTLERTRRKSCSVTRTPLSKSKSQSQGSLVKESSKTGEEEETSYNSDYFLNSTKVNLQHHKDYLDFVRRDRVYSDSQSYQREMSPYSKKYPGLPLAAHKDIRQDVHSQENLYETNSGIYKADSSSIDALEADLAELLEQQVGPQHETASGPGPDVSFNRVTLPKSKPRPKVFSLLRTAPINLFSSRRSSQDFSGTEKGEKVQKTSKKTGH, encoded by the exons ATGAAGCGGTACAAGCCTACAAGCCACAAGAAGACGGGACGGCGCGAGGTAAACAAAAGGATAGTCAGTTCACTGCTGAACACCGTCACCACATGCTTGCCTGCCGCCTGCCtgagtgttgtggtggttgtgtttctCTCCAGTAATGAG ATGAGTGAGAAGGTAAGGAGAGGCCAACTGTCTTATTGGGTCAGTCTGAAAGATGGAGCTGAATCTGTGGATCCCAGGCTACAGAGAAACTCCTCTGTCTTGGAGGCTATTCCATATTTCTGCACTACAGCCAACTTACAAAGTGCTGTGGTATATTTGTCACAA GAACTACAGGGAATGGGGCTTGGATGTCCACTCATTGAAACTGAGGGTCAGAGAGTCAATCTTGTGGCTCTAGTGAATGCCTGCTGGGAAGTGACACAGCTGTATCGAGCTTCAGTGCGAGATACCAGTTCTCTTCAGGAGCAGCACAGAAGAAATGCTGCTGATATCAACCATTTTCAG ACTAGCATCAAGGATCTTCGTGGTGAAGTGAACGAGAAAGAGCGGTTAATTGGTGAGGCTCAGGAGAAAGAACGTCGGGCCACTATTGGCAGCAGGTCCCTGGCTACCAAactgaaaacagaaaaggaagag GTGCGAAGACTAAACAGCATTTTGCAGCAACGAGAAGCTCAACACCAGCATGAACTCAAGAAGAAGGAG ATGGAAAATGATCAGTTGAAGAATCGCCTCCATCGACTGATATCAGCAGAGATTCGGCAACCTGCTGTCACCCTCTCAGCCAAAATGACCAGAGCAAACCGTTCTCGGGCTAAATGGAAGACTGAAGCTTCTAGTGCAAG ACATGAGGAGGAGTTGTACAAGCAAGTGTTGGGTCACTATGAAGCATGTGTTGCACAACTTACTGATGAGAATGACCAGCTTAAATCCAGCCTTTTAAGAATATCCTCTCAAATGGCTAAAATAGGAGAAAAGTACTGCAAG GTTGATACTCAAGAACTGCCAGTTGGTGACATGAATATCTCCATGACATCATCAGCATTCAGCACAGACAGCTTAGAGAATTTTGTTACAAACCAGGAGTTTTCTGCTTGTAAAGATCGGCTACAGGAAACCTTTGATAAGAACATAAAGGCTTTGATACAATTTCTTGAAGAGG ATGACCCTGAGAAAGCTGGAGAAGTAGAGTCATCATTCttggtggaaggaagaaatatagagGAAGAAGCTTTCTTCgagaaagaaaggcaaaatttaatgaaagagagagaaattctggagaacgaaaaaagaatatttacaGAAGCAACCATCAGGTTGAATAGAGAA AGAGCATCATTTGAGGCTGAGAAAGCCGAGTTGCTGAAGGAACAGTTCCTGCAGGATCTTCCAGCGACACTGGAAGCTGACCTGATTGCTGGAGGTCAT GAAAGTGGTGGAAGCCTTTCAAGTGGAAGCATTGGAGAAATTTTCGACTCTCCACAGTGCATGGTAGCTGTCCCTAATATCACTTCACCGAGTAGAAACATCACATATATTGAAGGGCCCCCGGTTGTGCTCAGCCCTTCAAGACTATCAAAACAGCAACA ACACTCCAGCCGTGGCTTATCAAATAGAATGAGCTATGGCTTCAAGTCAGCCCCAGCCAGCagagcttcctcctcctcaagacaAAGTGAGGACAAAAGGAACACCTTACATGGAGCCACTGGCACCCGTCCGCCCAGTGGCACACGGCCCCGCACATTGGAGAGGACGCGGCGTAAATCTTGTTCTGTTACAAGGACTCCACTCAGCAAAAGCAAGAGTCAGAGTCAAGGCAGTTTAGTTAAAGAAAGTAGTaagacaggggaggaggaggaaacatctTATAATTCTGATTATTTTTTGAACTCTACAAAAGTGAATCTCCAACATCATAAGGATTATCTTGATTTTGTTAGAAGAGATAGAGTGTATTCTGATTCTCAGAGTTATCAAAGAGAAATGTCTCCATATTCCAAGAAGTACCCAGGATTACCATTAGCTGCACATAAGGATATAAGGCAAGATGTACACTCTCAAGAAAATCTGTATGAAACAAATTCAGGAATCTATAAAGCTGACAGTAGTTCCATAGATGCCCTGGAGGCTGATCTAGCAGAGTTGTTAGAGCAGCAGGTGGGGCCTCAACATGAGACAGCCTCAGGCCCTGGTCCTGATGTGTCCTTTAATAGAGTGACTCTCCCAAAATCCAAGCCCAGACCCAaggtcttttctcttctccgaACTGCACCAATTAATTTGTTCAGCAGTAGGAGATCTAGTCAGGATTTTTCTGGTACAGAAAAAGGCGAGAAGGTGCAGAAAACGTCCAAGAAAACAGGACATTAG